The following are from one region of the Leptolyngbya sp. CCY15150 genome:
- a CDS encoding tetratricopeptide repeat protein: MVKSQSRWMKTLILAIAVVAFAGSMVVLPFAGAFQDREESVSPGTPSANPTDARQQELADQAHGYELVLDREPDNVVALEGLLEVRLEMSDIEGAIVPLERLVELNPEQSDYAVLLAQAREQVGDREGAAQAYRDVLSSQPGNMNALQGLVALLVGQERPEAAIGLLEDTLQLADNANQVQAGSVDVVAVQLLLGRVYAENDRYTEAMTVYDEAIAKDALDFRPVLAKAIVLQTLERGDEAQPLFEQAAAMAPAQYKDQINQIAAGGVDEAATAAEESGESGQSGESSDAVDSPVDDLPTP, from the coding sequence GTGGTGAAATCACAAAGTCGTTGGATGAAAACGTTGATCTTGGCGATCGCTGTTGTAGCCTTTGCGGGGTCAATGGTGGTGTTGCCGTTTGCTGGTGCCTTCCAAGATCGGGAGGAGTCGGTTTCACCAGGTACCCCAAGCGCTAACCCAACGGATGCGCGGCAGCAAGAATTGGCAGATCAAGCCCATGGTTATGAGCTGGTGCTCGACCGGGAGCCGGATAACGTGGTGGCCCTAGAGGGGTTGCTGGAAGTGCGCTTGGAAATGAGCGACATTGAAGGGGCGATCGTTCCCCTAGAACGCCTAGTAGAGCTCAATCCTGAGCAGTCTGACTACGCGGTCTTACTAGCCCAGGCTAGAGAACAGGTGGGCGATCGCGAAGGTGCGGCCCAAGCCTACCGGGATGTACTCTCGTCTCAGCCGGGTAATATGAATGCGCTGCAGGGTTTGGTGGCGTTGTTGGTGGGTCAAGAACGTCCAGAAGCGGCCATTGGGTTATTAGAAGATACGCTCCAGCTTGCTGACAATGCCAACCAGGTGCAGGCAGGCAGTGTAGATGTGGTGGCGGTACAGCTTTTGCTGGGGCGTGTTTATGCGGAGAACGATCGCTATACCGAAGCTATGACGGTATATGACGAAGCGATCGCTAAGGATGCCCTAGATTTCCGTCCGGTGTTAGCTAAGGCGATTGTGCTGCAAACCCTGGAGCGGGGCGACGAAGCCCAACCCCTGTTTGAGCAGGCAGCGGCCATGGCTCCTGCCCAGTACAAAGACCAAATTAACCAAATTGCGGCAGGCGGTGTGGACGAAGCAGCGACTGCGGCAGAAGAGTCCGGGGAGTCTGGGCAGTCCGGAGAGTCCAGTGATGCGGTAGACTCAC